A region from the Lentimonas sp. CC4 genome encodes:
- a CDS encoding family 16 glycosylhydrolase: protein MMKQLLPLLPCIVFFSACTSMAQENVYPHTDPENTGGWVLNEEVSDEFNASEFDRHKWFIEGENGGDYYIWKGRPPSQFVEHNVIQEDGLLKIRSQWEPEFEFYEGKYADGAHNDPYGVFEDEPLPITTAGVITKKRFLYGYMEVRTKAGNSNMTSSFWAIGYESELDIYEQVGNPKIKGDIQGDTWKASIHNWSPPAQRPTRRFGLKEQLDHRVADDFHVYAAEWGPTYLKLFLDGKLYYETTAEEQGENWVLNNPLEIWFDSEVFKWLGVPHEGELPVDYEIDYLRVWQKPEPNLLQRQFFSFEGPVLFYEYPIPLTLVPESSEPNEYQQFWQFGEHEMGLFSITKEQHAEGQGIKSLRFVPKGMLANVSIVTPARAVDIPSGEFTFSMQVMLEADCAVDQLNISLSDPEVFLEPFDLSKLEKGQWVTLTQTFKRDLASGERDRMRIRMNKDTVGAGEGALFIDAISIEAK from the coding sequence ATGATGAAGCAACTACTCCCTCTCCTTCCATGCATAGTATTTTTCTCGGCCTGCACCAGCATGGCTCAGGAGAACGTCTACCCGCATACTGACCCGGAGAATACAGGTGGATGGGTGCTCAACGAAGAAGTGAGCGATGAGTTCAATGCGTCCGAATTTGATCGCCACAAGTGGTTCATCGAAGGCGAGAATGGCGGCGACTATTACATTTGGAAGGGACGTCCGCCTTCGCAATTCGTGGAGCACAACGTGATTCAGGAGGATGGACTTTTGAAGATCCGCTCTCAATGGGAACCCGAGTTTGAATTTTACGAAGGCAAGTATGCGGATGGTGCTCACAACGACCCCTATGGTGTGTTTGAAGATGAACCGTTGCCGATTACCACCGCAGGTGTGATCACCAAGAAACGCTTCCTTTACGGCTACATGGAAGTTCGGACTAAGGCGGGCAACAGTAACATGACCAGCTCCTTTTGGGCGATCGGCTATGAGTCTGAACTCGATATTTACGAGCAAGTCGGCAATCCGAAAATTAAAGGCGATATTCAGGGAGACACATGGAAGGCCTCAATTCATAATTGGTCTCCACCGGCTCAGCGGCCGACACGTCGTTTCGGATTGAAAGAGCAACTCGATCACCGTGTGGCAGATGATTTTCATGTGTATGCCGCAGAGTGGGGACCCACTTATCTGAAGCTTTTTTTGGATGGTAAGCTCTACTACGAGACCACGGCAGAGGAGCAGGGAGAGAACTGGGTGCTGAACAACCCGCTGGAAATCTGGTTCGATTCCGAAGTATTTAAATGGTTGGGCGTGCCTCATGAGGGAGAGCTGCCAGTCGATTATGAAATCGATTATCTCAGAGTCTGGCAGAAGCCTGAGCCGAATTTGCTACAACGACAGTTCTTTAGTTTCGAAGGTCCGGTGCTGTTCTATGAGTATCCAATTCCATTGACGCTTGTGCCTGAGAGTAGCGAGCCAAATGAATATCAGCAATTTTGGCAGTTCGGCGAACATGAGATGGGGCTTTTCTCCATTACCAAAGAGCAGCATGCAGAGGGGCAAGGGATTAAGAGTTTACGCTTCGTGCCTAAGGGTATGCTGGCAAATGTATCCATCGTCACTCCGGCACGCGCCGTCGATATTCCATCTGGCGAATTCACATTCTCGATGCAGGTCATGCTTGAGGCAGACTGCGCGGTGGATCAGCTAAACATCAGTTTGTCCGATCCTGAAGTTTTCCTCGAGCCATTTGATCTCTCTAAATTGGAGAAAGGTCAGTGGGTGACACTGACTCAGACTTTTAAGCGTGATCTGGCATCCGGCGAGCGCGACCGCATGCGCATTCGCATGAACAAGGATACTGTCGGCGCGGGCGAAGGAGCTCTGTTTATCGATGCTATTTCCATCGAAGCAAAGTAA
- a CDS encoding response regulator transcription factor — protein MSALSPTSSGKIIKVWIIEDAFEYRRELAELLDATEGLQCNESFGSFEEALPRFRAGEFPHVVLVDIQLPGMSGIEGIQQLKAMSPAVHPIVLTISENRDVVFQAICAGASGYLLKNDTVDDIVRGIRLVHEGGSPLSGPIASMVLDAFQHTAPKSAESNLNEKEIAVLSMLSDGMVKKEIAASLNIATVTVDYYLRSIYQKLQVNSQAGAVGKALRKGLI, from the coding sequence ATGTCAGCGCTTTCTCCCACTTCGTCCGGTAAGATTATTAAGGTATGGATCATTGAAGATGCCTTTGAGTATCGTCGTGAACTGGCCGAATTACTGGATGCGACCGAGGGACTTCAATGTAATGAGTCGTTCGGTTCGTTTGAGGAGGCACTGCCACGCTTTCGTGCAGGCGAGTTTCCGCATGTGGTCTTAGTGGACATACAGTTGCCGGGGATGAGTGGCATCGAGGGCATTCAACAGCTCAAGGCGATGAGTCCTGCAGTGCATCCGATCGTGCTGACGATTTCAGAAAACCGCGACGTCGTCTTTCAGGCCATTTGCGCAGGGGCGTCGGGGTATTTGCTTAAAAATGACACTGTGGACGATATCGTTCGCGGCATACGCTTAGTGCACGAAGGCGGTTCACCTCTGAGTGGGCCGATTGCCTCGATGGTGTTGGATGCGTTTCAGCATACCGCTCCTAAGAGCGCGGAGAGTAATTTGAATGAAAAGGAGATCGCCGTTCTCAGTATGTTGTCCGATGGCATGGTGAAGAAAGAAATCGCAGCGTCGCTCAACATCGCCACAGTGACGGTCGATTATTACCTGCGTAGCATTTATCAGAAGCTACAGGTCAACTCGCAGGCCGGCGCCGTCGGTAAGGCGCTACGCAAGGGCTTGATCTAG
- a CDS encoding ATP-binding protein produces MVLCSGQFALCAAVDLRTGAPLDASAEVALFEIPKRLHELDVLKQEVRSELEQLPYLNQPLQYEGYGYHGGYFPILDGLIDEPRWTLDFSFNRNILLSQVILVPALDHRANTSESYGFPRRFRVSTIAADGSVNVIQEWIHEDCPDPGRYPLIIDASEPRAYKVRLEVFRGEVSGDREVFALDELYGVMGLSEHPCERVEASSAYTSLPYWGTEFVIDQKTSLGLPLHVKAENAERPAESDFVVSFESDPEPDCVVELDLGRNRKLGWVALFPAQSPSGMLIPDYGFPGNIRVELVRQTKAGGRADGRMLPREWIDQEPGQNVVAFNGGDLNARWIRIHMGDFPTHNQQQTFALGEINVYRLDTLYPIEAIRLEGFPAEAEADVDLLRDGKVGGHPVLFLLDWLNQLQERKQLKRLLENCTVLGEQLEARWNSFWRILLVDIAVLVSLIAVLFAIIQGVLRRRHSAALRRQVNSDLHDDIGSKVAAISLASAYVERSASEPMVRERGARIRTIAADMHHGLRDVLWLTDAQTDTLDHVMQKLADSVRVSIPAEQLELHATPPGQVPSTPVKLQVKRDLLLFLKEVLHNAASHAHATRIEVEVALVGRTLYLKVKDNGQGFNMKEYESFAPGHHGRRTMRERAQRLNGVLTVDSSTGKGTLVELKVQV; encoded by the coding sequence ATGGTTCTTTGTAGCGGACAGTTCGCGCTGTGTGCTGCGGTCGATTTGCGGACAGGTGCCCCACTGGATGCTTCTGCTGAGGTCGCGCTGTTTGAAATACCGAAGCGACTACATGAACTCGATGTGTTGAAGCAGGAGGTTCGTTCCGAGTTGGAGCAATTGCCGTATCTGAACCAGCCATTGCAGTATGAGGGGTATGGGTATCATGGCGGTTATTTTCCGATTCTGGATGGACTGATAGATGAGCCACGCTGGACCTTAGATTTTAGCTTTAATCGGAACATCTTGCTCTCTCAGGTGATCCTGGTGCCTGCGCTTGATCACCGAGCCAATACATCCGAGAGTTATGGGTTTCCACGACGTTTTCGTGTCTCTACGATTGCAGCAGATGGCTCAGTGAATGTCATTCAGGAGTGGATACATGAGGACTGTCCAGACCCAGGGCGCTATCCGTTGATCATCGATGCGTCAGAGCCGCGGGCGTATAAAGTTCGGCTGGAGGTCTTTCGTGGCGAGGTGAGTGGTGATCGTGAGGTATTTGCGCTAGATGAGCTATATGGAGTGATGGGGCTGTCTGAGCATCCTTGTGAACGTGTGGAGGCCAGTTCGGCCTATACGTCCTTACCTTATTGGGGCACTGAGTTTGTGATTGATCAAAAAACGAGCCTCGGTTTACCGCTGCATGTGAAAGCAGAAAATGCCGAACGTCCTGCTGAAAGTGATTTTGTGGTCTCCTTTGAGTCGGATCCAGAACCAGACTGTGTGGTGGAGTTGGATCTGGGGAGAAATCGGAAATTAGGCTGGGTCGCACTCTTTCCTGCTCAATCACCCTCGGGCATGTTGATACCAGATTATGGTTTTCCTGGAAATATTCGGGTTGAGTTGGTTCGTCAGACTAAGGCTGGTGGTCGTGCTGATGGCCGGATGTTGCCGCGTGAATGGATCGATCAGGAGCCTGGGCAAAATGTAGTCGCCTTTAATGGTGGCGATTTAAATGCCCGCTGGATCCGAATTCATATGGGGGATTTCCCGACGCATAACCAGCAGCAGACTTTTGCATTAGGCGAAATCAATGTGTATCGCTTGGATACCCTTTACCCGATTGAGGCGATCCGCTTAGAAGGGTTCCCGGCAGAGGCGGAGGCGGATGTTGATTTGTTGAGAGATGGTAAGGTTGGCGGACACCCCGTATTATTTCTATTAGATTGGTTGAACCAGCTACAGGAACGTAAGCAGCTCAAACGGTTGTTGGAGAACTGCACTGTGCTGGGTGAACAACTTGAAGCCCGCTGGAATTCGTTTTGGCGTATCCTCTTGGTGGATATCGCTGTATTGGTGTCATTGATCGCAGTGCTATTCGCAATCATTCAAGGCGTATTACGTCGTCGCCACTCTGCGGCATTGCGCCGCCAGGTGAATTCTGACCTGCATGATGATATCGGCAGTAAGGTGGCAGCCATCTCGCTGGCATCTGCCTATGTGGAGCGCAGTGCGAGTGAGCCTATGGTTCGTGAACGCGGCGCACGCATACGCACCATTGCCGCTGATATGCATCATGGGCTGCGTGATGTGCTCTGGCTGACGGATGCTCAGACAGATACCTTAGACCATGTCATGCAGAAATTGGCCGATTCCGTGCGTGTCAGTATTCCAGCAGAACAGCTTGAGTTACATGCCACACCTCCCGGTCAGGTGCCTTCGACTCCGGTAAAATTACAAGTAAAGCGCGATCTATTGCTCTTCTTGAAAGAAGTGCTGCACAACGCCGCTTCGCATGCCCATGCCACACGTATTGAGGTGGAAGTCGCGCTGGTCGGACGCACGCTCTACTTGAAGGTCAAAGACAATGGCCAAGGTTTTAATATGAAGGAGTATGAGTCGTTCGCACCTGGGCATCACGGGCGCAGGACGATGCGTGAACGTGCCCAACGCCTGAACGGTGTGCTGACTGTCGATTCATCCACCGGGAAGGGCACTCTCGTGGAGCTGAAGGTGCAGGTGTAG